The Streptococcus oralis genome segment TGATGGCCGCCTCATGTTGATCCTCACCCAAACCTTTTTCTTGGCCTTTTTATCAGCCTTGATTGCGACCATTATCGGGACTTTCGGTGCTATCTATATCTATCAGTCTCGTAAGAAATACCAAGAAGCCTTTTTATCACTCAATAATATCCTCATGGTTGCGCCTGACGTTATGATTGGTGCCAGCTTCTTGATTCTCTTTACCCAACTCAAGTTTTCACTTGGATTTTTGACGGTTCTATCTAGTCACGTGGCCTTTTCCATCCCTATCGTGGTCTTGATGGTCTTGCCTCGCCTCAAGGAGATGAATGATGACATGATTCATGCGGCCTATGACTTGGGAGCCAGCCAGTTTCAGATGTTTAAGGAAATCATGCTTCCTTACCTGACTCCGTCTATCATTGCAGGTTATTTCATGGCCTTTACCTACTCGCTTGATGACTTTGCCGTGACCTTCTTCGTAACGGGAAATGGCTTTTCAACCCTGTCAGTCGAGATTTACTCTCGCGCTCGGAAGGGGATTTCGCTAGAAATCAATGCCCTATCTGCCCTTGTCTTTCTCTTTAGTATTATTCTAGTTGTTGGATATTACTTTATCTCACGTGAGAAGGAGGAGCAAGCATGAAAAAACTCTATTCATTTTTAGCAGGAATTTTAGCAATTATCCTTGTCTTGTGGGGGATTTCCTATCATCTTGATAGTAAAATCAACAGTCGAGATAGTCAAAAATTGGTTATCTACAACTGGGGGGACTACATTGATCCCGAACTTTTGGAGAAATTCACAGAAGAAACAGGGATCCAAGTCCAGTACGAGACCTTTGACTCTAACGAAGCCATGTATACCAAGATCAAGCAAGGCGGAACGACCTACGATATTGCCATCCCAAGTGAGTACATGATCAACAAGATGAAGGATGAAGACCTTTTGGTTCCTCTTGATTATTCAAAAATTGAAGGAATTGAAAATATCGGACCAGAGTTCCTCAACCAGTCTTTTGACCCAGGCAATAAATTTTCAATCCCATACTTCTGGGGAACTTTGGGAATCGTCTACAATGAAACCATGGTAGATGAGGCGCCTGAGCATTGGGATGACCTCTGGAAGCCAGAATACAAGGATTCCATCATGCTCTTTGATGGGGCGCGTGAGGTGCTGGGACTCGGGCTTAACTCACTCGGTTACAGCCTCAACTCAAAGGATCCTCAGCAGTTGGAAGAAACGGTAGACAAGCTCTACAAACTGACTCCAAATATCAAGGCCATCGTGGCAGACGAGATGAAGGGTTACATGATTCAGAACAACGCTGCTATCGGGGTGACCTTCTCTGGGGAAGCCAGCCAGATGTTGGAGAAAAATCCTAACCTCAAGTATGTCGTTCCGACTGAGGCTAGCAATCTCTGGTTTGATAACATGGTCATTCCAAAAACCGTGAAAAACCAAGATGCAGCCTATGCCTTCATTAACTTCATGTTGAAGCCTGAAAATGCTTTGAAGAATGCAGAGTATGTTGGCTAC includes the following:
- a CDS encoding ABC transporter substrate-binding protein, whose translation is MKKLYSFLAGILAIILVLWGISYHLDSKINSRDSQKLVIYNWGDYIDPELLEKFTEETGIQVQYETFDSNEAMYTKIKQGGTTYDIAIPSEYMINKMKDEDLLVPLDYSKIEGIENIGPEFLNQSFDPGNKFSIPYFWGTLGIVYNETMVDEAPEHWDDLWKPEYKDSIMLFDGAREVLGLGLNSLGYSLNSKDPQQLEETVDKLYKLTPNIKAIVADEMKGYMIQNNAAIGVTFSGEASQMLEKNPNLKYVVPTEASNLWFDNMVIPKTVKNQDAAYAFINFMLKPENALKNAEYVGYSTPNLPAKEMLPEETKEDKSFYPDADTMKHLEVYEKFDHKWTGKYSDLFLQFKMYRK
- a CDS encoding ABC transporter permease; protein product: MKKFANLYLAFVFIVLYLPIFYLIGYAFNAGDDMNSFTGFSLSHFKTMFGDGRLMLILTQTFFLAFLSALIATIIGTFGAIYIYQSRKKYQEAFLSLNNILMVAPDVMIGASFLILFTQLKFSLGFLTVLSSHVAFSIPIVVLMVLPRLKEMNDDMIHAAYDLGASQFQMFKEIMLPYLTPSIIAGYFMAFTYSLDDFAVTFFVTGNGFSTLSVEIYSRARKGISLEINALSALVFLFSIILVVGYYFISREKEEQA